In Alistipes ihumii AP11, a genomic segment contains:
- the trmD gene encoding tRNA (guanosine(37)-N1)-methyltransferase TrmD, with the protein MRIDILTVVPELLQSPLNESILKRAQQKGLVEICVHNLRDYAFDKHRQVDDYPFGGEAGMVMKAEPIFLCIEELQRQRSYDEIIYTSPDGRRYDQHEANRLSTLGNIIILCGHYKGVDYRVREHLITSELSIGDYVLTGGELAAAIIADSVVRILPGAIGDGSSALTDCFQDNLLAPPVYTRPADFRGWKVPDVLLSGNFAEIEKWQEQQAFERTERLRPDLLR; encoded by the coding sequence ATGAGAATAGACATTCTGACCGTCGTACCCGAGTTGTTGCAGAGCCCGCTGAACGAGTCGATACTCAAGCGCGCCCAGCAGAAGGGGCTCGTCGAAATCTGCGTGCACAACCTGCGCGATTACGCGTTCGACAAACACCGTCAGGTCGATGACTACCCGTTTGGAGGCGAGGCGGGCATGGTGATGAAGGCCGAGCCTATTTTTTTGTGCATCGAGGAGTTGCAGCGGCAGCGCAGCTACGACGAGATCATCTATACTTCGCCCGATGGCCGGCGCTACGACCAGCACGAGGCCAACCGGCTCTCGACGCTCGGGAACATCATCATCCTGTGCGGTCACTACAAGGGAGTGGACTACCGGGTGCGCGAACATCTGATCACGAGCGAGCTGTCGATCGGCGATTACGTGCTGACCGGAGGCGAGCTGGCCGCCGCGATTATAGCCGACAGCGTTGTGCGCATTCTGCCCGGTGCGATCGGCGACGGGAGTTCGGCGCTGACCGACTGTTTTCAGGATAACCTGCTGGCGCCGCCGGTCTATACGCGTCCGGCCGATTTTCGCGGCTGGAAGGTGCCGGACGTGCTCTTGTCGGGCAACTTCGCCGAGATCGAGAAGTGGCAGGAGCAGCAGGCGTTCGAGCGTACCGAGCGGTTGCGGCCCGATCTGTTGAGGTAA
- a CDS encoding histone H1-like protein Hc1 produces MKELVAQIKEQIAAFTENADLQVEKNNKAAGTRARKAALELSKLLKDFRKVSVEEAKK; encoded by the coding sequence ATGAAAGAGTTAGTAGCTCAAATCAAGGAGCAGATCGCCGCATTCACCGAGAACGCCGATCTTCAGGTAGAGAAGAACAACAAGGCTGCCGGAACCCGTGCCCGCAAGGCTGCGCTGGAGTTGAGCAAGCTGCTGAAGGATTTCCGCAAGGTGTCGGTAGAAGAGGCTAAGAAATAG
- a CDS encoding RluA family pseudouridine synthase: MFEPERILYEDNHLIVVNKRSGELVQPDPTGDPALEDEVKEMIRVRDGKPGAVFLGVVHRIDRPVSGAVLFAKTSKALARMNETVKNRRIRKIYWAITENRPSPESGSLRHFLMRDGRTNRTKAYDRPVPDAKEARLDYRLLAESDRYRLLEIELLTGRHHQIRAQLSKIGCPIRGDLKYGAPRSNRDGSISLHARSIEFVHPVRRSPVLITAPVPPQDNLWKYFEQTAGQQQSSSIGGNGL; the protein is encoded by the coding sequence ATGTTTGAACCCGAACGAATACTATACGAAGACAACCATCTGATCGTCGTGAACAAGCGCTCCGGCGAGCTGGTCCAGCCCGATCCGACGGGCGATCCGGCTCTCGAGGACGAAGTCAAGGAGATGATCCGCGTCCGCGACGGCAAGCCCGGAGCCGTCTTTCTGGGCGTCGTACACCGGATCGACCGCCCGGTCAGCGGAGCGGTCCTGTTCGCCAAAACGAGCAAGGCGCTCGCGCGCATGAACGAGACGGTCAAAAACAGACGTATCCGCAAAATCTATTGGGCTATTACTGAGAACCGTCCCTCGCCCGAATCGGGAAGTCTCAGGCATTTCCTCATGCGCGACGGGCGGACGAACCGTACGAAGGCCTACGACCGTCCGGTCCCCGACGCCAAGGAAGCCCGGCTCGACTACCGGCTACTGGCTGAAAGCGATCGTTACCGGCTGCTCGAAATCGAGCTGCTCACCGGAAGACACCACCAAATACGAGCCCAATTGTCGAAGATAGGATGCCCGATCCGCGGCGATCTGAAGTACGGAGCCCCGCGCTCGAACCGCGACGGCAGCATCTCGCTGCATGCCCGCTCGATCGAGTTCGTCCATCCGGTCCGCCGCAGTCCGGTCCTCATCACGGCGCCGGTACCGCCGCAGGATAACCTGTGGAAATATTTCGAACAGACCGCCGGGCAGCAACAGTCCTCCAGCATCGGAGGAAACGGCTTGTAA
- a CDS encoding cytidine deaminase — protein sequence MKEKRLYSFEYLRYAPLEDLPEAERRLANCAAEACSKSYAPYSDFRVGAAALLDDGEIVSAANQESEVFPSGMCAERSLLYYVQSNRSGRKVRALAIASLPASRECSPCGACRQVIADTEKRQGAPIRLILCGACSATVVESARALLPFTFELE from the coding sequence ATGAAGGAAAAACGGCTATACTCTTTCGAATACCTGCGGTACGCTCCGCTGGAGGACCTGCCCGAGGCGGAGCGGCGGCTGGCGAATTGTGCCGCCGAGGCTTGCTCGAAGTCGTATGCGCCCTATTCGGACTTCCGGGTCGGCGCAGCCGCGTTGCTCGATGACGGGGAAATCGTGTCGGCAGCCAATCAGGAAAGCGAGGTCTTTCCCTCGGGCATGTGCGCCGAACGCAGCCTGCTTTACTACGTGCAGTCGAACCGGAGCGGACGGAAAGTCCGCGCGCTGGCAATCGCCTCGCTGCCCGCTTCGCGGGAATGTTCGCCCTGCGGAGCATGCCGGCAGGTGATCGCCGACACCGAAAAGAGGCAGGGCGCTCCGATCCGGCTGATCCTGTGCGGCGCCTGCAGCGCGACGGTCGTAGAATCCGCGCGCGCCTTGCTGCCTTTCACGTTCGAGCTCGAATGA
- the rlmD gene encoding 23S rRNA (uracil(1939)-C(5))-methyltransferase RlmD produces MGRKKANHPLIESLEIVAVAAEGKALGRWNDIVVFVPMAVPGDVVDVQVCCKRRRYMEGRIVRFVRRSPLRVEPVCEHFGVCGGCKWQNMPYDEQLRFKQEQVAEQLKRIGGIELPEIGPIRGSRQTLFYRNKLEFTFSDRRWLTPEEIAAQDEPAREPALGFHIPGLFDKVLDIRKCWLQPDPSNAIRQEVRAFCIDRGYSFYDIREHRGLMRNLIVRTASTGEVMAIVVFGEDDRERIDALLSHTRERFPGLASLMWVVNTKLNDTIGDLEIRLHSGRDHIFEEMESLRFKVGPKSFYQTNSSQAYELYKIVREFAALTGQETVYDLYTGTGTIANFVAARASRVIGVEYVPEAIEDARTNSRLNGIDNTTFYAGDMKDVLDEAFVERNGRPDVVILDPPRAGIHEDVARTILGAAPGRIVYVSCNPATQARDLALLDADYRVLRIQPVDMFPHTHHVENVVLLVRRNEQRI; encoded by the coding sequence GTGGGAAGAAAAAAAGCGAATCATCCGCTGATCGAGTCGCTCGAAATCGTCGCCGTAGCCGCCGAGGGCAAGGCGCTCGGGCGATGGAACGACATCGTCGTGTTCGTTCCGATGGCCGTGCCGGGCGACGTGGTCGACGTACAGGTGTGTTGCAAACGCCGGAGATACATGGAGGGCCGTATCGTCCGTTTCGTCCGCCGCTCGCCGCTGCGCGTCGAGCCGGTCTGCGAGCATTTCGGCGTCTGCGGCGGATGCAAGTGGCAGAACATGCCTTACGACGAACAGCTCCGCTTCAAGCAGGAGCAGGTCGCCGAGCAACTGAAACGCATAGGAGGAATCGAGCTGCCCGAGATCGGCCCGATCAGGGGCTCGCGGCAGACGCTGTTCTACCGCAACAAACTGGAATTCACTTTCAGCGACCGGCGCTGGCTGACGCCCGAGGAGATCGCCGCGCAGGACGAGCCGGCGCGGGAACCGGCCCTCGGCTTCCATATTCCGGGACTGTTCGACAAGGTGCTCGACATCCGCAAATGCTGGCTGCAGCCCGATCCGTCGAACGCGATCCGGCAGGAAGTCCGCGCATTCTGCATCGACCGGGGCTACTCGTTCTACGATATCCGCGAGCATCGGGGACTGATGCGCAACCTGATCGTGCGCACCGCGTCGACGGGCGAGGTGATGGCGATCGTCGTGTTCGGGGAAGACGACCGCGAGCGCATCGACGCGCTGCTGAGCCACACGAGAGAGCGCTTTCCCGGACTGGCATCGCTGATGTGGGTCGTCAACACGAAACTCAACGACACGATCGGCGATCTGGAAATCCGCCTGCACAGCGGGCGCGACCATATTTTCGAAGAGATGGAAAGCCTGCGTTTCAAGGTCGGGCCGAAATCGTTCTACCAAACCAACTCGTCCCAAGCTTACGAACTGTACAAGATAGTCCGCGAGTTCGCCGCGCTGACCGGACAGGAAACCGTCTACGACCTGTACACGGGCACGGGCACGATAGCCAACTTCGTCGCCGCCCGGGCGTCGCGAGTGATCGGCGTCGAGTACGTGCCCGAAGCGATCGAGGACGCCCGGACCAATTCGCGCCTCAACGGCATCGACAATACGACGTTCTACGCGGGAGACATGAAGGACGTGCTCGACGAGGCGTTCGTCGAGCGCAACGGTCGGCCCGACGTCGTGATTCTGGACCCGCCCCGGGCAGGTATCCACGAGGACGTCGCGCGCACGATCCTCGGCGCAGCGCCCGGACGGATCGTCTACGTCAGCTGCAACCCGGCCACGCAGGCCCGCGACTTGGCGTTGCTCGATGCCGACTATCGCGTGCTCCGCATTCAGCCGGTGGATATGTTCCCGCACACCCACCACGTCGAAAACGTCGTGCTGCTGGTCCGGAGAAACGAACAAAGGATATGA
- a CDS encoding FkbM family methyltransferase codes for MNLKRASEVGAVGHAVRRAMYRTLSLDRYLKTLSGMYLLGYRTGIGRSAAYEYPRFLKNLVSEGDTAIDIGANLGYYSYALASLVGPQGRVRAVEPVEPIRRVLRHNLRRFRHVEVLACALGDADRTIRMGNATVDRDGYFGTGQNFVLDKPAAGLALVEFEAEMRRGSELFASLDRIDLIKCDIEGYELVVMTEMRPLLERHHPTVLIETGGDNRPRIVALFGSIGYDGYVLSEGTMRPLADGDTKDIVFVHRSRRERYQKLIRP; via the coding sequence TTGAATCTTAAAAGAGCGAGCGAAGTGGGCGCTGTGGGACATGCGGTCCGCCGGGCCATGTACCGGACTCTGTCGCTGGACCGTTATCTGAAGACGCTGAGCGGAATGTACCTGCTCGGCTACCGCACGGGGATCGGCCGCTCGGCCGCCTACGAGTATCCCCGTTTCCTGAAAAATCTCGTGTCGGAGGGCGATACGGCGATCGACATCGGGGCCAACCTTGGCTATTACTCCTATGCGCTGGCCTCGTTGGTCGGGCCGCAGGGACGTGTCCGGGCCGTCGAGCCGGTCGAGCCGATCCGCCGCGTGCTGCGGCACAATCTGCGCCGTTTCCGCCATGTCGAGGTTCTCGCCTGCGCGCTCGGCGACGCGGACCGGACGATTCGCATGGGCAACGCGACGGTGGACCGCGACGGCTATTTCGGCACGGGGCAGAACTTCGTGCTCGACAAGCCGGCGGCGGGGTTGGCGCTCGTCGAATTCGAGGCCGAGATGAGGCGCGGCAGCGAGCTGTTCGCGTCGCTCGACCGGATCGATCTGATCAAGTGCGATATCGAGGGCTACGAGCTTGTCGTGATGACCGAGATGCGTCCGCTGCTCGAGCGGCATCACCCGACCGTGCTGATCGAGACCGGGGGAGATAACCGTCCGCGAATCGTCGCGCTGTTCGGCTCGATCGGTTACGACGGCTATGTGCTGAGCGAGGGGACGATGAGGCCGCTCGCCGACGGCGATACGAAAGACATCGTTTTCGTTCACCGCAGCAGGCGGGAGCGCTACCAGAAACTGATCCGGCCATGA
- the lpxB gene encoding lipid-A-disaccharide synthase, with translation MKYYLIAGEASGDLHGSNLMKGILKADPGARFRFWGGDKMAAVGGAENLAMHYEKASFMGFTEVLKNLRTIFGQIEQCKRDVAAYAPDVLVLIDYAGFNLRLARFGRERGIPTYYYIAPKVWAWKESRVKKIRRWVDRLFVIFPFEVEYFRRRGIEAIYEGNPLMDAIDARRAALGSKEEFRAVHGLDGRPVVACLAGSRRSEIGYNLPFMVELSGRFPQYQFVVAGVPWLDRSVYEPLIAGSPVRYVCDATYELLAHSEAAVVTSGTATLETALLGTPEMVCYRRDWPSMLIGKMFLKTKYVSLVNLVLGRECVRELLQHHMTMANATAELQAVLPGGAKHERIKTDYAELRSLIGRSGVSDRVGSRMVELLKSDMK, from the coding sequence ATGAAATACTATCTGATAGCCGGCGAGGCTTCGGGCGACCTGCACGGGTCGAACCTGATGAAGGGCATACTGAAGGCCGATCCCGGAGCCCGCTTCCGCTTTTGGGGCGGCGACAAGATGGCCGCCGTAGGCGGAGCGGAGAATCTGGCGATGCACTACGAGAAAGCGTCGTTCATGGGATTTACCGAAGTGCTGAAGAATCTGCGGACGATCTTCGGCCAGATCGAACAGTGCAAGCGCGACGTGGCGGCCTACGCTCCCGACGTGCTCGTGCTGATCGACTATGCCGGTTTCAACCTTCGTCTGGCCCGTTTCGGCCGCGAGCGCGGCATACCGACCTATTACTACATCGCGCCGAAAGTCTGGGCATGGAAGGAGTCGCGCGTGAAAAAAATCCGGCGTTGGGTCGACCGGCTGTTCGTCATCTTTCCGTTCGAGGTCGAGTATTTCCGTCGCCGGGGTATCGAGGCGATCTATGAGGGCAATCCGCTGATGGACGCGATCGATGCGCGCCGTGCCGCGCTCGGCTCGAAAGAGGAGTTCCGGGCCGTGCACGGGCTCGACGGACGTCCGGTCGTGGCATGCCTGGCCGGCAGCCGGCGCTCGGAGATCGGCTACAATCTGCCGTTCATGGTCGAGTTGTCGGGGCGATTTCCGCAGTATCAGTTCGTCGTGGCGGGCGTGCCGTGGCTTGACCGCTCGGTCTACGAGCCGCTGATCGCGGGCTCGCCCGTGCGCTACGTCTGCGACGCGACTTACGAGTTACTGGCCCACAGCGAGGCGGCCGTCGTCACGTCGGGGACTGCGACGCTCGAGACGGCTCTGCTCGGCACGCCCGAGATGGTATGCTATCGCCGCGACTGGCCGTCGATGCTGATCGGCAAGATGTTTCTCAAGACGAAATACGTCTCGCTCGTCAACCTCGTACTCGGCCGCGAGTGCGTGCGCGAGCTGCTGCAACACCATATGACGATGGCCAATGCGACGGCCGAGCTGCAGGCCGTTCTGCCCGGAGGGGCCAAGCACGAGCGGATAAAGACCGATTACGCCGAGTTGCGCTCGCTGATCGGCCGCAGCGGGGTGTCGGACCGTGTAGGGAGCCGGATGGTCGAACTGCTCAAAAGCGACATGAAATGA
- a CDS encoding SIMPL domain-containing protein, whose amino-acid sequence MKKTIVLAAALLIAAGASAQEKNFLDKPYIEVTGKADMEVTPDEIYVRIVINEKDNKGKVSVEQQEKEMFRRLKAAHIDIEKDLVVQDMTSDLQTYFLRKNAILSTKTYQLKVSSAAQLGQAFEALQAAGIADVNIERTDVSNMDELRQQVRADAAKAARKNAEVLAEAVGQTAGPAVYIQDYGYNTPRYANVMLMAKSAAVADAAGTAEAAPNLEFEKIRIEHSVTVRFLLN is encoded by the coding sequence ATGAAAAAGACGATCGTACTCGCCGCCGCGCTGCTGATAGCCGCCGGCGCCTCGGCTCAGGAAAAGAATTTTCTCGACAAACCCTATATCGAAGTGACGGGCAAAGCCGACATGGAGGTGACACCGGACGAAATCTACGTGCGGATCGTCATCAACGAAAAGGACAACAAGGGGAAAGTCTCGGTCGAGCAACAGGAAAAAGAGATGTTCCGCCGTCTGAAAGCCGCGCACATCGACATCGAGAAGGATCTGGTCGTGCAGGACATGACGAGCGACCTGCAAACCTATTTCCTGCGTAAGAACGCCATTCTCTCGACGAAAACCTACCAACTGAAAGTCTCCAGCGCCGCGCAGCTCGGACAAGCGTTCGAAGCTCTGCAGGCGGCAGGGATCGCCGACGTGAACATCGAGCGCACCGACGTGTCGAACATGGACGAGCTGCGCCAGCAAGTACGCGCCGATGCGGCCAAGGCGGCCCGCAAGAACGCCGAGGTGCTGGCCGAAGCCGTAGGCCAAACGGCCGGTCCGGCCGTCTATATTCAGGACTACGGCTACAACACGCCCCGCTATGCGAACGTGATGCTGATGGCCAAAAGCGCCGCCGTCGCCGATGCGGCCGGCACGGCGGAAGCGGCTCCGAATCTGGAATTCGAAAAAATCAGGATCGAGCACTCGGTCACGGTCCGCTTTCTGCTGAACTAA
- a CDS encoding MGMT family protein has translation MDREQFYREIYDIVRAIPPGRVATYGQIASLAGRPLCSRMVGQALHRAPASSRLPCHRVVNSQGRTVPAWPEQKILLENEDVAFRSNGHVDMRRSRWNPETE, from the coding sequence ATGGATCGCGAACAATTTTACCGAGAAATATACGACATCGTGAGGGCTATTCCGCCCGGCCGCGTCGCAACCTACGGGCAGATCGCCTCGCTGGCTGGCAGGCCGCTGTGCTCGCGCATGGTAGGACAGGCGCTGCATCGGGCTCCGGCATCGTCCCGCCTGCCTTGCCACAGGGTGGTGAACAGTCAGGGACGGACGGTTCCCGCCTGGCCCGAACAAAAAATCCTGTTGGAAAACGAAGACGTAGCCTTCAGGTCCAACGGCCATGTCGACATGCGGCGCAGCCGCTGGAATCCGGAGACCGAGTAA
- a CDS encoding MBL fold metallo-hydrolase — protein sequence MIKTGVIVSNPFQENTIVLSDSTGECIIVDAGGYTPQENAALSKYIEQNGLRPVMAVNTHGHVDHMLGVNYVKDTYGVPFAIDGRDAFLIESAPTHGAIYGFRVDSVPGIDVDLQGQKEIRFGHTTMRIIETPGHTPGHIALYNPEQKLLLTGDTLFRESIGRTDLPGGDYSWIMRSILDKLMPLGDDVHFYPGHGQDSTIGHEALYNPFVTEVLGGEVNC from the coding sequence ATGATAAAGACCGGAGTTATCGTTTCCAATCCGTTTCAGGAGAATACGATCGTGCTGTCGGATTCTACGGGCGAGTGCATCATCGTCGATGCGGGCGGATACACCCCGCAGGAGAACGCGGCGCTGTCGAAATACATCGAGCAGAACGGGCTGCGCCCCGTCATGGCCGTCAATACGCACGGTCATGTGGACCATATGCTCGGCGTGAATTACGTGAAGGACACCTACGGCGTTCCGTTCGCGATCGACGGGCGCGATGCCTTTCTGATCGAGTCGGCGCCGACTCACGGCGCGATCTACGGGTTCCGGGTCGATTCGGTGCCGGGCATCGACGTCGACCTGCAGGGGCAGAAGGAGATTCGTTTCGGCCATACGACGATGCGGATCATCGAGACGCCGGGCCATACGCCGGGTCACATCGCGCTGTACAATCCCGAGCAGAAACTGCTGCTGACGGGCGACACGCTGTTCCGCGAGAGCATCGGCCGGACGGACCTGCCGGGCGGCGACTACAGCTGGATCATGCGGAGCATACTCGACAAGCTGATGCCGTTGGGAGACGACGTGCATTTCTATCCCGGTCACGGGCAGGACAGCACGATCGGCCACGAGGCGCTCTACAATCCGTTCGTGACCGAGGTGCTCGGAGGAGAGGTGAATTGTTGA
- the mnmD gene encoding tRNA (5-methylaminomethyl-2-thiouridine)(34)-methyltransferase MnmD, with product MIRPTIELTEDGTPTLRHPVFGDTYHSTRGATGESMHVYIRQGFAASGLPHVRLLEVGFGSGLNAWLTARAAFFMNRTVAYTALEPYPVDPRTAAQLSYGADRLFMALHEAPWNVPARITERFRIRKVETSLQDYEFDTTFDLVYFDAFAPDTQPELWTADVFRRIFDILSEGGLLVTYSAKGAVKRNLREAGFDVKRLPGALGKRHMVRAVRPVG from the coding sequence ATGATCCGGCCGACCATAGAGCTAACTGAAGACGGGACGCCCACGCTGAGGCATCCCGTCTTCGGCGATACGTACCACTCTACGCGCGGAGCGACGGGAGAGTCGATGCACGTCTACATACGGCAAGGGTTCGCGGCAAGCGGCCTGCCCCATGTCAGGCTGCTCGAAGTCGGGTTCGGCAGCGGCCTGAACGCATGGCTTACGGCGCGGGCCGCTTTCTTTATGAACCGCACGGTGGCTTATACGGCCTTGGAGCCCTATCCCGTCGATCCGCGAACCGCCGCGCAACTCAGCTACGGAGCCGACCGGCTGTTCATGGCCCTGCACGAGGCTCCGTGGAACGTTCCGGCGCGAATTACCGAGCGATTCCGCATCCGAAAGGTCGAAACTTCCTTGCAGGATTACGAATTTGACACTACCTTTGATTTGGTTTACTTCGACGCTTTCGCTCCGGACACGCAACCGGAACTGTGGACGGCGGACGTTTTCCGCCGGATATTCGACATCCTGAGCGAAGGAGGGCTGCTGGTCACCTATTCGGCCAAGGGTGCGGTCAAGCGCAATCTGCGCGAGGCGGGATTCGACGTGAAGCGCCTGCCCGGAGCCCTCGGCAAAAGGCATATGGTGCGGGCCGTCAGACCGGTCGGATAA